One part of the Bacteroidota bacterium genome encodes these proteins:
- a CDS encoding M1 family metallopeptidase → MYHITGLFYYIKAYYFKLSMRFLIYCLVFFSIPFVGSSQSYFQQSVNYDIKVQLNDNKHELHAFEAISYTNNSPDELAFIYMHLWPNGYKDNTTALGKQLFENGNKEFYFASADKRGFIDSLSFKVNDIAVKYEVDKENIDVAKLLLNSPIKPGETITITTPFRVKIPDGNFSRLGHVSQQYQISQWYPKPAVYDKDGWHPMPYLDLGEFYSEFGTFDVYITAPKNYVIAATGNLMDNQELEWLNKKANETSARNTFTDAEMVFPASNKELKTLHFQQENIHDFAWFADKRYNVLKGEVALPDSTKTVTTWAYFTSKNAGAWKSNSIQYINNAVFNYSKWVGNYPYNVCNAVDGALTAGGGMEYPTITVISPTNSKELLELVIAHEVGHNWFYGILGSNERLHPWMDEGINSYYEGRYTKLYHGSGLNLPGFNIPALAKINNISLNEEYLSYAYPASLNNDQPIELTSEEYTELNYGAIVYKKTAYTFGYLAAYLGQSEFDRIMQIYFTQWKFKHPQPADIRKIFEQESGKDLSWFFDKLLATTNKIDYKIMKVYNSKESGYNVLVKNKGKINAPINLCGIKNNKLVAEVWYDGFSGIQNLGFPSLDVDYFVLDYAGKVPELNRNNNKYANKKIGKKVEPIKIQFLGGLDNPAKSQLFFVPTYGWNNYNKSMLGVALYNQTILQRKFEYFLMPMYAFGNKDLAGSFNVHYNIMSMRSFTNVQIGVEGKRYSYSQTPIDMSYTKLAPFVRAEFKNKRERNTLKHYLNYRFIYQINETYYGKYEFTPPVYGRDTVYRNFHEVSYELKNLRPINPYQAVLNYQAGDDMSKISLTANYSLTFKKKNKSFDVRLFAGAFINATNAGPYRFRTSGWRGYQDYLYDDIFLGRTEASGLLSQQFTEADGAFKVYTPLGQTRKWLTALNLKTSLPFPIIRLYADFAYVASDAVLKQQFLYNAGLVFSIYKNVFDIYLPLAMSSDIKNTITVNGWTYPETIRFSLNLKSVNPFKLIREIKI, encoded by the coding sequence ATGTATCACATAACGGGACTTTTTTATTATATTAAGGCGTATTATTTTAAGCTATCGATGAGGTTTTTAATTTATTGCCTAGTTTTTTTTTCTATTCCATTTGTAGGATCTTCTCAATCCTATTTTCAACAATCTGTAAATTACGATATCAAAGTTCAGCTTAACGATAATAAGCACGAACTACATGCTTTTGAAGCAATATCCTATACAAATAATTCTCCGGACGAGTTAGCTTTTATATATATGCATTTATGGCCCAATGGCTATAAAGATAATACTACCGCACTGGGCAAGCAATTGTTTGAGAATGGTAACAAAGAATTTTATTTTGCATCGGCCGATAAGCGCGGTTTTATAGATAGTTTGAGCTTTAAGGTAAATGATATAGCTGTAAAATATGAAGTAGATAAAGAAAATATTGACGTTGCCAAATTGCTGCTAAATTCACCTATTAAGCCCGGAGAAACTATTACCATAACAACTCCTTTTCGAGTTAAAATTCCAGATGGTAATTTTTCACGCTTGGGTCATGTAAGTCAACAATACCAAATATCTCAGTGGTATCCTAAGCCGGCAGTGTACGACAAGGATGGTTGGCATCCTATGCCATACTTAGATTTGGGCGAATTTTATTCAGAGTTTGGAACCTTTGATGTGTATATTACTGCTCCAAAGAATTATGTAATTGCAGCCACTGGCAATCTAATGGACAATCAAGAACTTGAATGGTTGAATAAGAAGGCGAACGAAACCTCTGCTCGCAATACATTTACAGATGCAGAAATGGTTTTCCCTGCTTCCAACAAAGAATTAAAAACACTTCATTTTCAACAAGAAAACATTCATGATTTTGCGTGGTTCGCAGACAAGAGATACAATGTTTTAAAAGGAGAGGTAGCGTTGCCCGATAGCACTAAAACCGTTACTACTTGGGCTTATTTTACAAGTAAGAATGCAGGAGCGTGGAAAAGCAATAGCATACAATACATAAACAATGCCGTATTCAATTACAGTAAATGGGTTGGTAATTATCCTTACAATGTATGCAATGCAGTTGATGGAGCGCTAACTGCGGGTGGTGGAATGGAGTACCCTACCATTACAGTTATTAGCCCTACAAATAGCAAGGAACTTTTAGAGCTTGTTATAGCGCACGAAGTTGGACACAATTGGTTTTACGGGATATTAGGTTCTAACGAGCGTTTGCATCCGTGGATGGACGAAGGCATCAACTCTTATTATGAAGGCCGATACACGAAACTATACCACGGAAGTGGATTGAATTTACCCGGCTTTAATATTCCTGCTCTTGCTAAAATTAATAACATTAGTTTAAACGAAGAGTATTTAAGTTATGCATATCCTGCATCTCTTAATAACGATCAACCCATTGAGTTAACATCAGAAGAATATACTGAGCTAAATTACGGTGCTATTGTGTATAAAAAAACTGCCTACACATTTGGTTATTTGGCGGCTTACTTGGGTCAGTCGGAATTTGATAGGATAATGCAAATCTATTTTACGCAATGGAAATTTAAACATCCGCAACCGGCTGATATAAGAAAAATATTTGAGCAAGAATCGGGAAAAGACTTGAGTTGGTTTTTTGATAAACTATTGGCTACTACCAATAAAATTGACTACAAAATAATGAAAGTGTATAATTCAAAGGAGTCGGGATATAATGTATTGGTTAAAAACAAAGGAAAGATAAATGCTCCGATAAATTTATGTGGAATAAAAAACAATAAGTTAGTTGCAGAAGTCTGGTACGATGGGTTTTCGGGCATTCAGAATTTGGGATTCCCGAGTTTAGATGTTGATTATTTTGTGTTGGACTATGCCGGAAAAGTGCCGGAGCTAAATAGAAACAACAATAAATATGCAAACAAAAAAATAGGGAAGAAGGTAGAGCCGATAAAAATTCAGTTTCTTGGAGGGCTTGATAATCCTGCCAAATCGCAACTGTTTTTTGTGCCAACTTATGGTTGGAATAATTACAATAAATCTATGTTGGGAGTTGCGTTGTATAATCAAACTATATTGCAACGCAAGTTCGAGTATTTTCTAATGCCTATGTACGCTTTTGGTAACAAGGATTTGGCTGGCTCTTTCAATGTACATTACAACATTATGTCTATGCGCTCATTTACGAATGTGCAAATTGGTGTGGAGGGGAAAAGGTATTCGTACTCCCAGACACCTATTGATATGAGTTATACAAAATTAGCTCCTTTTGTGCGTGCAGAATTTAAGAATAAACGAGAGCGTAATACGCTTAAACATTATCTTAATTATAGATTTATATACCAAATAAATGAAACCTATTATGGTAAGTACGAATTTACACCTCCTGTTTATGGAAGAGATACAGTATATAGAAATTTCCATGAGGTATCATATGAGTTAAAAAATCTTCGTCCAATTAATCCATATCAAGCTGTGTTGAATTATCAAGCGGGAGATGATATGAGCAAGATTTCCCTTACAGCTAATTATTCGCTTACATTTAAGAAAAAAAATAAAAGCTTTGATGTGCGATTGTTTGCGGGAGCATTTATCAATGCTACAAATGCTGGGCCATATCGTTTTAGAACAAGTGGATGGAGAGGTTATCAAGATTATCTGTATGATGATATTTTCTTAGGACGAACAGAGGCTTCCGGCTTGTTGTCGCAGCAATTTACAGAAGCAGATGGTGCTTTTAAAGTATATACACCTTTAGGGCAAACTCGAAAATGGCTTACCGCATTAAATCTAAAAACATCGTTGCCTTTCCCAATTATTCGGCTGTACGCAGATTTTGCGTATGTTGCCAGCGATGCAGTTTTAAAGCAACAGTTTTTGTATAATGCGGGCTTGGTGTTTTCCATTTATAAAAATGTGTTTGATATTTACTTGCCTCTAGCCATGTCGTCTGATATTAAAAATACGATTACAGTAAACGGGTGGACATATCCCGAGACAATACGATTTAGCTTGAATTTAAAAAGCGTTAATCCATTTAAGTTGATAAGAGAAATTAAAATATAG
- the gcvP gene encoding aminomethyl-transferring glycine dehydrogenase produces the protein MKDLFVNRHNGPGKSQIETMIKKIGVGSVDELIAQTIPTNIRLKNKLNISPALSEFEYHKQLRITAKKNKTFRSYIGLGYYGTIVPAVIQRNILENPGWYTAYTPYQAEIAQGRLEALLNFQTMVCDLTAMPVANASLLDEATAAAEAMAMLFSNRSREAVKGGANKFFVSDEVLPQSMDVLKSRATPLGIELVIGNWKNTKLNSSFFGVYIQYPTAEGKVYDYTAFVDAAKAENIAIAVGSDLLALALLKPPGEWGADIVLGNSQRFGVPLGYGGPHAAFFAAKEDYKRLFPGRIIGVSVDAEGNHALRMALQTREQHIRREKATSNICTAQALLAIMASMYAVYHGPDGIKYIAQQTHNYAATISAELQKLGFNVESDLYFDTIKIVNIDTSKIKAIAEHKEINFRYIDAASLTISIDQTVNESDVKDIVSVFAEYKSGSVATIAFQNKGVIASSALARQSSYLTHPIFNTYYSESELMRYIKRLENKDLSLTHSMISLGSCTMKLNAAAELIPLTWPEFANIHPFVPKEQAEGYWQIIDELNKDLSEITGFASMSFQPNSGAQGEYAGLMVIREYHKSRGHAHRNIALIPSSAHGTNPASAAMAGMSIVVVKCDENGNIDVADLKEKAEKHKENLSCLMVTYPSTHGVYEEAITDITKIIHDNGGQVYMDGANMNAQVGLTSPGNIGADVCHLNLHKTFAIPHGGGGPGMGPIGVAKHLVPFLPSHPLVKVSGVQGIPAVSAAPFGSALILLISYGYIKMLGADGVTEATKMAILNANYMKEILKDYYPILYVGKNNRVAHEMILDCKEFKKTTGVEVADIAKRLMDYGFHAPTVAFPVHDTLMVEPTESESLQELDKFCEAMIEIKKEIDEIAQGKFDATNNIIKNAPHTAKRVINSDWKYSYSREKAVYPLNWVKDNKFWPSVSRIDNAHGDRNLICTCLPMESYLEEMA, from the coding sequence ATGAAGGATTTGTTTGTCAATCGCCACAACGGCCCGGGAAAAAGTCAGATAGAAACAATGATCAAAAAAATTGGGGTCGGCTCTGTTGATGAGTTGATAGCCCAAACAATACCCACAAATATTCGCTTAAAAAACAAGCTAAATATTTCTCCTGCTTTATCCGAATTTGAATACCATAAACAGTTAAGAATTACCGCAAAAAAAAATAAAACATTTCGTTCGTATATCGGATTGGGTTATTATGGAACTATTGTGCCTGCTGTAATACAGCGCAATATCTTAGAAAATCCTGGTTGGTACACGGCATACACGCCATACCAAGCAGAAATTGCGCAGGGTAGATTAGAGGCGCTACTCAATTTTCAAACAATGGTGTGCGATTTAACTGCTATGCCTGTAGCAAATGCATCTTTGCTAGATGAAGCTACTGCTGCTGCAGAGGCTATGGCTATGCTATTTAGCAATCGTTCTAGAGAAGCCGTAAAGGGTGGTGCAAACAAATTTTTTGTTTCTGATGAAGTATTGCCACAAAGCATGGATGTACTTAAATCTCGCGCTACTCCGCTTGGTATTGAGCTGGTAATAGGAAATTGGAAGAACACTAAATTAAACAGCTCGTTTTTTGGAGTGTATATTCAATATCCAACTGCCGAAGGTAAAGTATATGATTATACTGCCTTTGTTGATGCCGCCAAGGCCGAAAATATTGCGATTGCTGTAGGTTCCGACTTGCTTGCTCTTGCTTTACTAAAACCTCCTGGAGAATGGGGTGCTGATATTGTTTTAGGAAATTCCCAACGATTTGGTGTGCCGCTTGGTTATGGTGGGCCACACGCGGCTTTTTTTGCAGCTAAAGAAGATTATAAACGGTTGTTCCCGGGCAGAATAATTGGAGTATCTGTAGATGCAGAAGGCAACCACGCGCTGCGTATGGCATTGCAAACACGTGAGCAACATATTCGTAGAGAAAAAGCAACGTCTAATATTTGTACCGCGCAAGCATTGTTGGCTATTATGGCCAGTATGTATGCTGTTTATCACGGTCCTGATGGAATTAAATATATAGCTCAACAAACACATAATTATGCTGCTACAATTTCAGCAGAGTTGCAAAAGTTAGGATTTAACGTAGAAAGCGACTTGTATTTCGATACCATCAAAATTGTAAATATTGACACCTCAAAAATAAAGGCAATAGCAGAGCATAAAGAAATAAATTTTAGATATATAGATGCTGCAAGCCTTACCATTTCTATCGACCAAACCGTTAACGAGAGTGATGTGAAAGATATAGTTTCGGTTTTTGCCGAATATAAATCAGGTAGCGTGGCTACTATTGCGTTTCAAAACAAAGGTGTTATTGCTTCATCGGCATTGGCTCGTCAATCAAGCTATTTAACACATCCAATTTTTAATACATACTATTCAGAAAGCGAGTTGATGCGCTACATTAAAAGGCTAGAGAATAAAGATCTTTCTCTAACACATTCCATGATCTCTCTAGGCTCTTGCACGATGAAGTTAAATGCGGCAGCAGAGCTTATTCCTCTTACATGGCCTGAGTTTGCCAACATTCATCCTTTTGTTCCTAAAGAGCAAGCGGAAGGTTATTGGCAAATCATTGACGAGTTAAATAAAGATTTGTCTGAGATTACAGGCTTTGCATCAATGAGTTTTCAGCCAAATTCTGGTGCACAAGGCGAGTATGCAGGATTGATGGTAATTAGAGAATACCACAAATCAAGAGGACACGCACACAGAAACATTGCATTAATTCCATCTTCTGCGCATGGCACTAATCCTGCAAGTGCGGCTATGGCAGGAATGTCTATTGTGGTGGTTAAATGCGATGAAAATGGAAATATTGATGTGGCTGATTTGAAAGAAAAAGCCGAAAAGCATAAGGAAAATCTATCTTGCTTGATGGTTACATACCCATCTACACACGGTGTTTACGAGGAGGCAATCACAGATATTACCAAAATAATTCATGACAATGGCGGCCAAGTATATATGGATGGCGCCAATATGAATGCACAAGTAGGATTAACAAGCCCCGGAAATATAGGTGCCGATGTGTGCCACTTAAATTTACACAAAACCTTTGCTATTCCTCATGGTGGCGGTGGTCCGGGAATGGGTCCTATTGGTGTTGCTAAACATTTAGTGCCGTTTTTACCGTCTCATCCATTGGTTAAAGTAAGTGGAGTACAAGGAATTCCGGCTGTTTCGGCTGCACCGTTCGGGAGTGCTTTGATTTTACTCATTTCCTACGGCTATATAAAAATGTTGGGGGCTGATGGTGTTACTGAAGCCACTAAAATGGCTATTTTGAATGCCAATTACATGAAAGAAATCCTGAAAGACTATTACCCAATATTATATGTAGGAAAAAATAATCGTGTAGCCCACGAAATGATTTTAGATTGCAAAGAATTTAAAAAGACAACCGGTGTAGAAGTTGCAGATATTGCTAAACGATTGATGGATTATGGGTTTCATGCCCCTACCGTTGCATTTCCTGTGCACGATACGTTAATGGTGGAACCTACAGAAAGCGAATCACTGCAGGAGTTGGATAAATTTTGCGAAGCCATGATAGAAATAAAAAAGGAGATAGATGAAATAGCCCAAGGTAAATTTGATGCAACAAATAACATCATAAAAAATGCTCCGCATACTGCAAAACGAGTAATTAACTCAGATTGGAAGTACTCTTATTCCAGAGAAAAGGCAGTTTATCCACTAAATTGGGTTAAGGACAATAAATTTTGGCCAAGTGTTTCTAGGATAGATAACGCTCACGGAGACAGGAATTTAATCTGTACGTGTTTGCCAATGGAAAGTTATTTAGAAGAAATGGCTTGA
- a CDS encoding Ig-like domain-containing protein: MKHVYKIAFFTISLLLLYSCAQMVNPSGGQTDTTPPLPVKCVPANKSTNIKPSNIYLEFNEYIDLKDVNGQLIVSPTLKYQPDIKHKKKQIFVTLTDTLKENTTYTFNFGSSIRDITENNITEGYSYVFSTGAYLDSFTVSGIVKDARTNELKKNISICLYENTSDSAVVKQKPNYFTKTKPDGSYLLNNIKEGTYKLAAINDVNNNQLYDIDEEIAFYDTLLSIAKKENKVNLSMFKGVPDKLKIKKATATSPQHISIVFNKYADSLTVEAASVGILDTTYLIWNSNHDSLSIFLADTSLKDSLKLFFKSVNFKDTATIRLPKKRSVKDDSRNTIYTTIQFTDITKQDVLKKINISCTYPITTIDTSKIILEAGTKNKIPISLSFNKTYNQKAFQLNSKDWKVDSIYTITLLPGAIKSTSISNTDTIKSTFAVVGKDYYGIILLSFPRPLIAAESSYILEIATVTGKVIYKSVFTPTTKYTIENVLPGKYTMRLLKDENKNKRWDSGNYFKHKQPEKIIIFPKEIVVRSNWDLELEWDLKE; the protein is encoded by the coding sequence ATGAAACATGTGTATAAAATAGCATTTTTCACTATCAGCTTACTACTGCTGTATTCCTGTGCGCAAATGGTAAATCCATCGGGCGGACAAACAGACACTACTCCTCCCCTACCTGTAAAATGTGTGCCGGCAAATAAGTCAACAAACATAAAGCCTTCAAACATTTATTTAGAATTCAACGAATATATTGACTTGAAAGATGTAAACGGGCAGCTTATTGTATCTCCAACATTAAAATACCAGCCTGACATAAAACATAAAAAGAAACAAATTTTCGTAACGCTAACGGACACGTTAAAAGAAAACACTACCTATACTTTTAATTTTGGCAGCTCTATTCGCGACATAACCGAAAACAATATCACTGAAGGCTACAGCTATGTTTTTTCTACCGGTGCTTATCTTGACTCTTTTACTGTGAGTGGTATTGTAAAAGATGCTCGAACAAACGAACTAAAAAAAAATATAAGCATTTGCTTGTACGAAAACACTTCTGATTCGGCAGTTGTAAAACAAAAGCCTAATTATTTTACAAAAACAAAACCGGATGGCAGCTATCTACTTAATAATATTAAAGAGGGCACCTACAAACTAGCTGCTATTAACGATGTCAACAACAATCAACTATATGATATAGACGAAGAGATAGCCTTCTACGACACTTTGCTATCTATTGCAAAAAAAGAAAATAAGGTTAATCTATCTATGTTTAAAGGTGTTCCCGATAAGCTTAAAATAAAAAAAGCAACAGCAACATCACCACAACACATTTCTATAGTATTTAACAAATATGCAGATTCATTAACTGTTGAAGCCGCATCAGTTGGCATACTTGATACAACTTACTTAATATGGAATAGCAATCACGACTCGTTATCTATTTTTTTAGCAGACACCTCGCTAAAAGATTCATTGAAATTATTTTTCAAAAGTGTTAATTTCAAAGATACGGCAACTATACGCTTGCCAAAGAAAAGAAGTGTAAAAGACGACTCAAGAAACACTATTTACACAACCATACAGTTTACAGATATCACAAAGCAGGATGTACTAAAAAAAATAAACATTTCTTGCACTTATCCAATAACAACCATAGATACAAGCAAAATCATCCTAGAGGCGGGCACAAAAAACAAAATTCCAATATCACTTTCTTTCAACAAAACCTACAATCAAAAAGCATTTCAACTCAATAGTAAAGATTGGAAAGTAGATTCTATCTATACAATTACACTATTGCCCGGGGCGATTAAATCTACTAGTATCTCCAATACAGATACAATAAAAAGCACATTTGCTGTTGTGGGCAAAGACTACTACGGAATCATTTTACTTTCATTCCCAAGACCGCTAATAGCTGCAGAGAGCAGCTATATACTAGAAATAGCAACTGTTACAGGAAAAGTGATTTATAAGTCTGTTTTTACACCCACAACAAAATATACAATTGAAAATGTGCTACCCGGCAAATACACCATGCGCTTATTAAAAGACGAAAACAAAAACAAACGTTGGGATAGCGGAAATTATTTTAAACATAAACAGCCCGAAAAAATAATCATCTTCCCAAAAGAAATTGTTGTTCGCTCTAATTGGGATTTAGAACTCGAATGGGATTTAAAAGAATAG
- the accB gene encoding acetyl-CoA carboxylase biotin carboxyl carrier protein: protein MQPQALQLNEIQDLIKFVAKSGVSEVELQIKDFKITIKTPAGSSNAPILVQAAPQVNTAPIVQTVAAPVAETKASEQKKETPASTTDESKYITIKSPMIGTFYRSAGPDKPPFVNVGDEIKPGKVICIIEAMKLFNEIEADIKGKIVKVLANDATPVEYDQPLFLVDPS, encoded by the coding sequence ATACAACCGCAAGCTTTACAGCTTAACGAGATACAAGATTTGATTAAATTTGTAGCAAAATCGGGCGTAAGCGAGGTTGAGTTGCAAATAAAAGATTTTAAAATAACAATTAAAACGCCTGCAGGCTCCAGCAATGCTCCTATTTTGGTTCAAGCAGCGCCTCAGGTAAATACAGCTCCCATAGTGCAAACGGTTGCAGCCCCTGTTGCCGAAACAAAAGCATCTGAACAAAAAAAGGAAACACCAGCCTCAACTACAGACGAGTCGAAGTATATTACTATTAAGTCGCCAATGATTGGTACATTCTACCGCTCAGCAGGACCGGATAAACCTCCATTTGTTAATGTAGGCGATGAAATAAAGCCTGGTAAAGTAATTTGTATTATTGAAGCCATGAAGCTATTCAATGAAATTGAAGCTGATATAAAAGGTAAGATTGTAAAGGTATTAGCAAACGATGCTACACCGGTAGAGTACGACCAACCATTATTCTTGGTAGATCCATCCTAA
- a CDS encoding UDP-2,3-diacylglucosamine diphosphatase — protein MYFASDFHLGVPDYETSLVREKKIVKWLDEIKQNAKEVYLMGDLFDFWFEYRSAIPKGFARLQGKIAELTDAGIPVYVFTGNHDMWMFDYLPKELGVQIIRKSIVKVYNNKKFFLAHGDGLGPGDHGYKFIKRVFANPFCQWLFARLHPNLGIGMAKFWSKKSRVANIEKDEIFLGEDKEWLVQFAREELKKENFDYFIFGHRHLPLDIKLNEHSRYVNLGEWVKYFTYAVFDGNTLELRKFE, from the coding sequence ATATATTTTGCATCCGATTTTCATTTGGGAGTTCCTGATTATGAAACCAGTTTGGTACGCGAAAAAAAAATTGTGAAGTGGTTGGATGAAATAAAACAAAACGCCAAAGAAGTTTATTTGATGGGAGATTTGTTTGATTTTTGGTTTGAGTATAGAAGTGCTATTCCGAAAGGATTTGCGCGGTTGCAAGGGAAAATAGCAGAGTTAACTGATGCCGGAATTCCAGTATATGTTTTTACCGGAAATCATGATATGTGGATGTTTGATTATTTGCCCAAGGAATTAGGTGTGCAAATAATTCGCAAATCAATTGTAAAGGTGTACAATAATAAAAAGTTCTTTTTAGCGCATGGCGATGGATTGGGTCCCGGAGATCATGGATATAAGTTTATTAAAAGGGTTTTTGCAAATCCTTTTTGCCAGTGGTTGTTTGCCCGATTGCACCCTAACTTAGGAATTGGGATGGCTAAGTTTTGGTCTAAAAAAAGCCGTGTAGCGAATATTGAAAAAGATGAAATTTTTTTAGGAGAAGACAAGGAATGGTTAGTTCAGTTTGCACGAGAGGAATTGAAGAAAGAAAATTTTGATTATTTTATTTTTGGTCACAGGCACTTGCCTTTAGACATCAAGCTAAATGAGCATTCTAGGTATGTTAATTTAGGTGAGTGGGTAAAATATTTTACGTATGCAGTTTTTGATGGGAATACATTAGAATTAAGAAAATTTGAGTAA
- a CDS encoding T9SS type A sorting domain-containing protein produces the protein MKKITTFLSVAVLAMGSFSFAQSAANKQQVPFVTNGARKMDVSKPYQPVKHASSQGANDRWYNYGAVMDIVSGGAGSLAGNFLFPDSNITAEFSGNTFGSPWVHNIADVLDPTSQFFSDPAYNNAGEMIVSKTSSYALDSLEFQFVYTRNISSVDTLLIEVAVNNTTSGATPQLPTYYFTGLSSLADTVFFKDVAYNHTTYSMGVAGKAQYKVVLDSAFAADTTAGGWHLATVATTGLSNISAGRLVVSAIKFIPGYSYSLSDTLQSKNRVNFVSLEENGDGGGNGTFPIYVKRDFNASYIMTTDVRYDTPANNTGWYGSMLPSFAYMGSNSSGQTGAEYAFEHHLISYKLRCLSGCDIVSTNEIEKSESAILGLAYPNPAVAGGEVVIPVNSIDGGSFALEVYNTVGQKVTTAASSNVNKGLNYVTVSTKNLENGIYFYSLVKDGKTLSTKRFNVVK, from the coding sequence ATGAAAAAAATCACTACTTTTTTAAGTGTGGCAGTGTTGGCAATGGGTTCTTTCTCATTTGCGCAATCTGCTGCAAACAAGCAACAAGTTCCTTTTGTAACAAATGGAGCTCGTAAAATGGATGTTAGTAAGCCTTACCAGCCGGTAAAGCATGCTTCATCTCAAGGTGCAAACGACAGATGGTATAACTATGGTGCTGTAATGGATATCGTTTCTGGAGGAGCTGGTTCACTGGCAGGAAATTTTTTGTTCCCGGATTCTAATATTACTGCAGAGTTTAGTGGTAATACATTCGGCTCTCCATGGGTACATAATATTGCAGATGTATTAGATCCAACTTCTCAGTTTTTTAGCGATCCTGCGTACAATAATGCTGGGGAAATGATTGTATCTAAAACTAGTTCTTATGCGTTAGATTCATTAGAGTTTCAGTTTGTATACACAAGAAATATAAGTTCTGTTGATACTTTATTGATAGAAGTAGCTGTTAACAATACAACTAGCGGTGCAACACCTCAATTGCCAACTTATTATTTCACAGGTCTTTCTTCTTTAGCAGACACGGTGTTTTTTAAAGACGTAGCTTATAACCATACTACTTACTCTATGGGTGTAGCAGGTAAGGCTCAGTATAAGGTAGTTTTAGATTCTGCATTTGCTGCTGATACTACAGCTGGTGGATGGCACCTAGCAACAGTTGCAACTACAGGACTATCAAATATTAGTGCTGGAAGATTAGTTGTTTCTGCTATTAAATTTATTCCTGGTTATTCATACAGCTTGTCAGATACATTACAATCTAAAAACAGAGTGAACTTTGTTTCTTTAGAAGAGAATGGTGATGGTGGAGGAAATGGAACATTCCCTATCTACGTAAAAAGAGATTTCAATGCTTCTTACATAATGACAACAGACGTAAGATACGATACACCAGCTAACAACACAGGGTGGTATGGTTCTATGTTGCCTTCGTTTGCGTATATGGGCTCTAACTCATCTGGACAAACAGGAGCAGAGTATGCATTCGAGCACCATTTAATTTCTTATAAATTACGTTGTTTAAGTGGTTGCGATATCGTATCTACTAACGAAATTGAAAAATCTGAATCAGCTATCTTAGGTTTAGCTTATCCTAACCCGGCAGTTGCAGGCGGAGAAGTTGTTATTCCTGTTAATTCTATTGATGGCGGAAGCTTTGCATTAGAAGTGTATAACACAGTTGGTCAAAAAGTAACAACTGCTGCTAGCTCAAACGTAAACAAAGGTTTGAACTATGTAACTGTTAGTACTAAAAACTTAGAGAATGGTATTTATTTCTACTCTCTAGTAAAAGACGGAAAAACACTTTCTACAAAAAGATTTAACGTAGTTAAGTAA